Proteins from one Ipomoea triloba cultivar NCNSP0323 chromosome 1, ASM357664v1 genomic window:
- the LOC116032602 gene encoding uncharacterized protein LOC116032602: MVVKGDISEYRDRLDKTLSSQDLVNEDLLKGLVKSQIISSLNIENEECIDNIIERRTKEVQNALGMLRSTSVTDGEKSKSSEPSHGWKIKQDTEEFRVMYREGPEGTPFHTLLVEGYVDGPVDVCHCISWEADLYKKWLPQSTIPTFKISFTQCLQKIRIGEQISLVRMKLSWPLSSREALLHYFEFDYFQDGLVVVLLNSISDVEGVDISTHGFSKDGIPDAEDVVRIDVVGGFAMQKVSANRSFFRTIANLDIKLDFVPPAFINFVSRQLIGSGFKLYKKEVASVTKGDEDFSKALKDPLYSRVREALYSDHTCNGASVLENSTGNSDKQAKDASRDENVNMDHIVINSQAEEEEEEEDSAGGNETIPCEIEEIDEGDGEKSENSPEDDREQTEQCDSPSNPVLHECFSSKKNKVVISREVQQALATLEKAISFIRENQCNVDARPSCGANAEKPLGAVDKHDVEEVKISAELPRKESAERISSYEHSNSYSSRGSRRISSSLCTRETNHNKIAPASPDVYIANPSETRDAVSHSPEDEREEETILEKTLKSDHVSNITSENSIGRKKPRKLKNRCFSFLPGKRTA, from the exons ATGGTGGTAAAAGGAGACATATCCGAGTACAGAGATCGACTTGATAAGACCTTGTCATCTCAAGATCTTGTAAATGAGGATCTACTTAAGGGCCTTGTTAAGAGTCAGATCATTAGCTCGTTAAACATTGAGAATGAAG AGTGTATTGACAATATCATAGAGAGAAGAACCAAGGAAGTACAAAACGCTCTTGGCATGTTGAGGAGTACCTCAGTAACGGATGGCGAGAAGTCGAAATCCTCTGAGCCATCACACGGTTGGAAA ATAAAGCAGGATACTGAAGAATTCCGTGTAATGTATAGAGAAGGACCAGAAGGCACACCTTTTCATACACTTCTTGTTGAAGGCTATGTCGATGGCCCGGTTGATGTTT GTCATTGCATCTCTTGGGAAGCAGACTTATACAAGAAATG GTTGCCGCAAAGTACTATTCCAACTTTTAAGATATCCTTCACTCAGTGTTTGCAAAAGATCAGAATCGGTGAACAGATATCTTTAGTAAG GATGAAGCTTTCATGGCCGTTATCATCGAGGGAGGCTCTTTTGCATTACTTCGAATTTGATTACTTTCAAGATGGCCTTGTTGTAGTGCTCCTAAACTCG ATTTCCGACGTAGAGGGTGTTGATATAAGTACTCACGGATTCTCCAAAGACGGGATACCTGATGCAGAAGATGTGGTAAGAATTGATGTGGTGGGAGGTTTTGCCATGCAGAAAGTTTCTGCTAATCGGAGCTTTTTTCG GACCATCGCAAACCTCGATATAAAATTGGATTTTGTTCCTCCAGCATTCATCAATTTTGTTTCGAGGCAGCTCATAGGTAGCGGATTCAAGCTATATAAGAAG GAAGTTGCTTCAGTTACGAAAGGCGATGAAGATTTTAGCAAGGCTTTAAAAGATCCACTGTACAGTAGAGTACGCGAAGCTCTATATTCAGATCATACGTGTAATGGGGCTTCAGTGCTGGAAAACTCGACGGGAAACAGTGATAAACAAGCAAAGGATGCAAGTCGAGACGAGAATGTGAATATGGACCATATTGTGATTAATTCACAAgcagaggaggaggaggaggaggaggattcAGCAGGTGGAAATGAAACAATTCCTTGTGAGATTGAGGAAATTGATGAAGGAGATGGCGAGAAGAGCGAGAATTCGCCCGAGGATGATAGGGAACAGACCGAACAGTGTGATTCCCCGAGCAATCCCGTATTACACGAGTGTTTCAGCAGCAAAAAGAACAAGGTTGTTATTAGTCGTGAGGTCCAACAAGCACTGGCAACACTGGAAAAGGCCATTTCTTTCATACGCGAAAATCAGTGTAATGTGGATGCCAGGCCCTCTTGTGGAGCCAATGCAGAGAAACCACTAGGCGCGGTGGACAAACACGATGTAGAAGAAGTAAAAATTTCAGCTGAATTACCCAGAAAGGAATCAGCCGAAAGAATCTCCTCGTATGAACATAGTAATAGCTACAGCAGTCGCGGCTCAAG GCGTATAAGCTCGAGCTTGTGCACGAGGGAAACGAACCATAATAAGATCGCACCAGCTTCACCAGACGTGTATATTGCCAATCCTAGTGAGACTCGAGACGCTGTTTCACATTCGCCAGAAGATGAAAGAGAAGAGGAGACAATTTTGGAGAAAACATTGAAGAGTGATCATGTAAGTAACATCACTAGTGAGAATAGCATTGGTAGAAAAAAACCCAGAAAACTGAAAAACAGGtgcttttcctttcttcctgGGAAGCGAACCGCTTAA
- the LOC116017536 gene encoding uncharacterized protein LOC116017536, giving the protein MEDDSSSSSETLRSNWTHAMDEYFIELLLDQVQKGNRTSTSFSKQAWLEMIALFSDKYKCKHDTDVLKNRYKHLRKQYHNTKILVQNEFIWDDNRQMVTGNDEKWDDYIKAHPEMEPYRTKVVPYYNELRIIFGHTVADGRYSLSCFDIDFENEVKILEDNIPTKDDAKKIDWSETMEQHFIQLMLEQVQKGNKLNRTFKNKAWIHMITAFNTAFGFQYGKVVLKTRFNLLRRQYFAVKYLLSQDGFTWHERHQMVVAEDRVWKKVIKAQQYFRRYRNKSLSFYKDMSIICGNETPTFQYGYPFVKAGEFSVPIIQTTGKEANFRNVEEILEDDEREEKKCRYDTDTKEACEGSSEMNEETEIEIGMEDAMQEMVAAVTALTKKEKNTLLIEDVIYILQAMPDMDGDDDLLLDACDFLEDDNKAKVFLALDPGLRKKWLLRKLRPQ; this is encoded by the exons ATGGAAGACGATTCTTCTAGCAGCAGCGAAACTTTGAGATCTAACTGGACACATGCCATGGACGAGTATTTTATTGAACTTTTACTGGATCAAGTACAGAAAGGGAACAGGACCAGTACTTCATTTAGCAAGCAGGCCTGGCTAGAGATGATTGCACTCTTTAGCGATAAATATAAATGCAAGCATGATACGGATGTTTTGAAAAACCGGTACAAACACTTGAGGAAACAGTATCATAACACAAAGATTCTTGTGCAGAATGAATTTATTTGGGATGATAATAGACAGATGGTAACCGGTAATGATGAGAAATGGGATGATTATATCAAG GCCCACCCTGAAATGGAACCGTATAGAACAAAAGTTGTGCCTTACTACAATGAACTGCGCATTATATTTGGGCATACAGTTGCTGACGGAAGATACAGCCTTTCATGCTTTGATATTGACTTTGAGAATGAAG TGAAAATATTGGAGGATAATATCCCTACCAAAGACGATGCTAAAAAGATCGATTGGTCCGAGACAATGGAGCAGCATTTTATTCAACTTATGCTGGAGCAGGTGCAGAAAGGGAATAAATTAAACCGTACTTTCAAGAACAAAGCATGGATCCACATGATTACAGCCTTTAACACAGCATTCGGGTTTCAGTATGGTAAAGTAGTGTTGAAAACTCGTTTCAATCTTCTAAGAAGGCAATATTTTGCGGTAAAATATCTTCTGAGTCAAGATGGGTTTACGTGGCATGAGAGACATCAGATGGTAGTGGCCGAAGATCGCGTCTGGAAGAAAGTCATTAAG GCACAACAATATTTTCGGAGGTACAGAAACAAATCGCTGTCCTTCTACAAAGACATGTCCATCATATGCGGGAATGAAACTCCAACCTTTCAGTATGGATACCCCTTTGTAAAAGCTGGTGAATTTTCTGTCCCGATTATCCAGACAACCGGAAAGGAGGCTAATTTTAGGAATGTGGAAGAGATTCTGGAGGACGAcgagagagaagagaagaaatgtCGGTATGATACAGATACTAAAGAAGCCTGTGAGGGGTCATCTGAAATGAATGAAGAGACAGAAATAGAAATAGGTATGGAAGATGCCATGCAGGAAATGGTAGCAGCTGTAACAGCACTAACAAAGAAAGAGAAGAACACTTTGTTGATAGAAGATGTGATTTATATACTACAAGCTATGCCAGACATGGATGGTGATGATGATCTATTGCTTGATGCATGTGACTTCCTTGAAGATGATAATAAAGCAAAGGTGTTTCTGGCATTGGATCCTGGTTTGAGAAAGAAATGGTTACTGAGGAAACTGCGCCCACAGTAA